From the genome of Phytohabitans rumicis, one region includes:
- a CDS encoding phage major capsid protein, with protein MTQPTNTVTRSPFLQSLYDERHELEAFIERTVAGAMTGGTDGARRDLSQTEQETLTRTRTRIGQLDDQIQPLEEFEQLRSAGDASARNHPVRPTPAAQPGAGEGRTALGMRVETRVHNYRTRGECIVDQLRAAPQNLGGQSDQAARERLLSAGVIYAGISDADIAVARANARDAANRLAQDPTQARVTQVTGDTPGILPVPIIGEVMNDVDAARPFIDSLGAKGLAFTGETFKRPVITQHSAVGKQTTQATTTGVGTQKLVIGSVTFTKETWGGYLDVSRQDIDWTSPAAWDAILNDLQEQYALQTENAAADAFAAAVVASVEVVGAAGIPGGGDLKAWITALYGAAALAYTGGGRLPDKIWASLDMWSGLGPLIESQVSTNQQPGSSSVGSFTGDLLKLPRVVVPSFPNGTLIIGVSRWSEVYEERIGLLTAVLPSVFGVQVAYGGYVAYNTLKAGAFAKVVNIAA; from the coding sequence ATGACGCAACCCACGAACACGGTGACCCGGTCGCCGTTCTTGCAGAGCCTGTACGACGAGCGGCACGAACTCGAAGCGTTCATCGAGCGCACCGTGGCGGGCGCGATGACCGGCGGCACCGATGGCGCCCGCCGGGACCTGTCGCAGACCGAGCAGGAGACGCTCACCCGGACCCGTACCCGGATCGGCCAGCTGGATGACCAGATCCAGCCGCTGGAGGAGTTCGAGCAGCTGCGCTCCGCCGGCGACGCGTCCGCCCGCAATCACCCGGTGCGGCCGACCCCGGCCGCCCAGCCCGGCGCCGGCGAGGGCCGGACCGCGCTCGGGATGCGGGTCGAGACCCGCGTCCACAACTACCGGACCCGCGGTGAGTGCATCGTCGATCAGCTGCGCGCCGCGCCGCAGAACCTGGGCGGGCAGTCCGACCAGGCCGCGCGGGAGCGGCTGCTGTCCGCCGGCGTCATCTACGCGGGCATCTCCGACGCCGACATCGCCGTCGCCCGGGCCAACGCTCGGGACGCCGCGAACCGGCTCGCGCAAGACCCGACCCAGGCCCGCGTCACCCAGGTCACCGGCGACACGCCCGGCATCCTGCCGGTGCCGATCATCGGCGAGGTCATGAACGACGTCGACGCCGCCAGGCCGTTCATCGACAGCCTCGGTGCGAAGGGGCTCGCGTTCACCGGTGAGACGTTCAAGCGGCCGGTCATCACCCAGCACAGCGCGGTCGGCAAGCAGACCACCCAGGCCACCACGACCGGTGTCGGCACGCAGAAGCTCGTCATCGGCTCGGTCACCTTCACCAAGGAGACCTGGGGCGGCTACCTCGACGTGTCCCGGCAGGACATCGACTGGACGTCGCCGGCGGCGTGGGACGCGATCCTCAACGACCTGCAGGAGCAGTACGCGCTGCAGACGGAGAATGCCGCCGCGGATGCTTTCGCCGCCGCGGTCGTCGCGTCCGTCGAGGTCGTGGGCGCAGCCGGCATCCCTGGCGGCGGTGACCTGAAGGCGTGGATCACGGCCCTGTACGGCGCGGCCGCGTTGGCCTACACCGGCGGCGGCCGCCTGCCGGACAAGATCTGGGCGAGCCTCGACATGTGGTCCGGGCTCGGCCCACTGATCGAATCGCAGGTGTCGACCAATCAGCAGCCCGGGAGCTCGTCGGTGGGCTCGTTCACCGGCGACCTGCTGAAGCTGCCGCGGGTCGTGGTCCCGTCGTTCCCGAACGGCACGCTGATCATCGGCGTGTCCCGGTGGTCCGAGGTGTACGAGGAGCGGATCGGTCTGCTGACCGCGGTGCTGCCGTCGGTGTTCGGTGTGCAGGTCGCCTACGGCGGCTATGTCGCCTACAACACGCTGAAGGCGGGCGCGTTCGCGAAGGTGGTGAACATCGCGGCATGA
- a CDS encoding phage gp6-like head-tail connector protein — MVWKPDYIDDLTQLRDFITRSDVTVDDEFLTIAAGAASRAVDRHTGRQFGKTDTVQARRYTARWNRRRGRYVVTIDDLYSAAGLVIAVPDGPVSVFELEPVNALADGLVYERLVIEPDSANLPTGRVRNEVTVTTDKWGWPAFPVPVVEGTLLQASRLASRRNSPYGIAGSPDDGSEMRLLARVDPDVAVSLGSHKRRWFVA; from the coding sequence ATGGTGTGGAAGCCGGACTACATCGATGACCTAACGCAGCTGCGGGACTTCATCACCCGCTCCGACGTGACGGTCGACGACGAGTTCCTGACCATCGCGGCCGGCGCCGCGTCCCGGGCCGTGGACCGGCACACCGGACGCCAGTTCGGCAAGACCGACACCGTCCAGGCCCGCCGGTACACCGCCCGGTGGAACCGTCGCCGGGGCCGCTACGTGGTCACCATCGACGACCTCTACTCGGCGGCCGGGCTGGTCATCGCGGTACCGGACGGCCCGGTCAGCGTGTTCGAGCTGGAGCCGGTCAACGCCCTGGCCGACGGCCTGGTCTACGAGCGGTTGGTGATCGAGCCGGACTCGGCGAACCTGCCCACCGGCCGCGTCCGCAACGAGGTCACCGTGACGACCGACAAGTGGGGTTGGCCGGCGTTCCCGGTCCCGGTGGTGGAGGGCACACTGCTGCAGGCGTCGCGGCTCGCGTCCCGCCGCAACAGCCCGTACGGGATCGCCGGCAGCCCGGACGACGGCAGCGAGATGCGGCTACTGGCCAGGGTGGATCCGGACGTCGCGGTGTCGCTGGGGTCGCACAAGCGTCGGTGGTTCGTGGCATGA
- a CDS encoding HK97 gp10 family phage protein, which yields MPGEIRIDGLAEFSRNLRKLDSDLPKMLRVGLNDALRIVIDYARPRIPTRTGAARKSLRAKSTRTKARITAGGKRAPYYPWLDFGGKGPNNRPAPRPFYGDGRYLWKGFIVKRDEFNAALTRALVSTAEAAGIEVD from the coding sequence ATGCCCGGCGAGATCCGCATCGACGGCCTGGCCGAGTTCTCCCGCAACCTGCGCAAGCTCGACAGCGACCTGCCGAAGATGCTCCGCGTCGGCCTCAACGACGCGCTGCGGATCGTCATCGACTACGCCCGCCCGCGGATCCCTACGCGTACCGGCGCGGCTCGCAAGTCGCTGCGGGCGAAGTCGACGCGGACGAAGGCGCGGATCACGGCCGGCGGGAAGCGGGCCCCGTACTACCCCTGGTTGGACTTCGGCGGCAAGGGCCCGAACAACCGGCCCGCGCCGCGACCGTTCTATGGGGACGGCCGCTACCTGTGGAAGGGCTTCATCGTCAAGCGCGACGAGTTCAACGCCGCGCTCACGCGTGCGTTGGTGTCCACCGCTGAGGCTGCCGGGATCGAGGTCGACTGA
- a CDS encoding glycine-rich domain-containing protein, translated as MTAAAGALIEIDDVVTAVDVQVFTASGTWNKPAGAQRVKIEVIGGGGGGGGAATAAAAQHAAAAGGAAGGYALRWRNASDLGASETVTCGAGGAAGANTGGNGGNGGASSLGAHAAADGGTGGTGAASSAASFGVGGALGGIGTIGTLLTRGQSGGSSYGDASLGVSGHGGSSVYSGGPTGRASGSTGQALAGLAGGQGAGGSGGLTTASSGAGALGGAGGAGIVIITTYL; from the coding sequence ATGACGGCAGCGGCAGGGGCGCTCATCGAGATCGACGACGTGGTCACGGCCGTCGATGTGCAGGTGTTCACGGCGTCCGGGACGTGGAACAAGCCCGCCGGCGCCCAGCGCGTCAAAATCGAGGTGATAGGCGGCGGCGGTGGCGGTGGCGGCGCCGCGACGGCGGCAGCCGCTCAGCACGCGGCCGCGGCCGGCGGCGCGGCAGGCGGGTACGCGCTCAGGTGGCGGAACGCCTCAGACCTCGGCGCGTCGGAGACCGTCACGTGCGGCGCGGGCGGCGCCGCCGGGGCGAACACCGGTGGCAACGGCGGCAACGGCGGCGCGAGCTCGCTAGGGGCGCACGCCGCCGCGGACGGCGGCACGGGCGGCACCGGTGCGGCCAGCAGCGCGGCCAGCTTCGGCGTGGGCGGGGCGCTCGGCGGCATCGGCACCATCGGCACCTTGCTGACCCGCGGCCAGTCCGGCGGGTCGTCCTACGGCGACGCGTCCCTGGGCGTGTCCGGCCATGGGGGCAGCTCGGTCTACAGCGGGGGGCCGACCGGCCGCGCGTCCGGATCGACCGGGCAGGCCCTCGCCGGCCTGGCTGGCGGACAGGGTGCCGGCGGATCCGGCGGTCTGACGACGGCATCCTCCGGGGCGGGCGCGCTGGGCGGTGCCGGCGGCGCCGGAATCGTCATCATCACGACCTACCTGTGA
- a CDS encoding helix-turn-helix domain-containing protein produces the protein MASDLEAAAEAYRAALKRVDDGLAEVAAARTDVPKVRTRLAAAIVQAYLDGTRVGEIARVSGYGREQVRRILRAGGVEADQP, from the coding sequence ATGGCGAGTGACCTTGAGGCGGCGGCGGAGGCGTACCGCGCTGCGCTCAAGCGTGTCGACGACGGCCTGGCCGAGGTCGCCGCGGCGCGGACCGACGTCCCCAAGGTCCGCACCCGACTCGCGGCCGCCATCGTGCAGGCGTACCTGGACGGCACGCGGGTCGGCGAGATCGCCCGGGTGAGCGGCTACGGCCGGGAGCAGGTGCGGCGGATCCTCCGCGCCGGCGGAGTCGAGGCGGACCAGCCGTAG
- a CDS encoding tyrosine-type recombinase/integrase: MTDPLLIQYLDWLHDCRRRPRTIEGRRAVLTRMDSELPYGLPLATTDELKAWIYRDEFCRNTLATYYGAARAFFVWATNPADPHLDFDPSALLPQVTHARGLPRPVTDDQLTHVLTHAAEPYRTWSLLAAYGGLRCCEIADLHREHVTAEELTIVDGKGGKPGVVPTHELVWQAVADLPPGPIAWTDKGTPASATYVSLTYALYLRRQLHMPGVGLHRLRHWYGTTVYQQTRDIRRTQELLRHSSLTSTQVYTLVTDEERQAAIQALPNLTGA; the protein is encoded by the coding sequence ATGACTGACCCGTTACTCATCCAGTACCTGGACTGGCTCCACGACTGCCGGCGACGGCCGCGCACCATCGAGGGACGCCGCGCCGTCCTCACCCGGATGGACTCCGAACTCCCCTACGGCCTCCCCCTCGCCACGACCGACGAACTCAAGGCGTGGATCTACCGCGACGAGTTCTGCCGCAACACCCTCGCCACCTACTACGGCGCAGCCCGCGCGTTCTTCGTCTGGGCGACCAACCCCGCCGACCCGCACCTCGACTTCGACCCCAGCGCCCTACTCCCCCAGGTCACGCACGCACGTGGCCTCCCCCGACCGGTCACCGACGACCAGCTCACCCACGTGCTCACCCACGCCGCCGAGCCGTACCGCACATGGTCCCTCCTCGCGGCGTACGGCGGCCTGCGCTGCTGCGAGATCGCCGACCTCCATCGGGAACACGTCACCGCGGAGGAGCTGACCATCGTCGACGGCAAGGGCGGCAAGCCCGGCGTCGTCCCCACCCACGAGCTCGTGTGGCAGGCGGTCGCCGACCTGCCGCCGGGGCCAATCGCCTGGACCGACAAGGGCACGCCCGCGTCGGCCACCTACGTCAGCCTGACGTACGCGCTCTACCTACGCCGGCAGCTCCACATGCCCGGCGTGGGCCTGCACCGCCTCCGCCACTGGTACGGGACAACCGTCTACCAGCAGACCCGGGACATCCGCCGGACGCAGGAGCTGCTGCGGCACAGCAGCCTGACCAGCACACAGGTGTACACCCTGGTCACGGATGAGGAGCGCCAGGCGGCTATCCAAGCGCTCCCCAACCTCACCGGCGCCTAG
- a CDS encoding VOC family protein, which yields MALTARMVTIDCADPGGLAKFWSEAAGYEVTWRYENEYLILAAGSGQGPQLDLQRVPEPKIGKNQVHIDWAADDRPAEVERLVMADPEGNEFCVSGSHG from the coding sequence ATGGCGTTGACTGCGCGCATGGTCACGATCGACTGCGCGGATCCCGGTGGACTGGCGAAGTTCTGGTCGGAGGCCGCCGGATACGAGGTGACGTGGCGGTATGAGAACGAGTACCTGATCCTCGCGGCAGGGTCCGGCCAGGGTCCGCAACTGGACCTGCAGCGGGTGCCGGAGCCGAAGATCGGCAAGAATCAGGTGCACATCGACTGGGCGGCCGACGACCGACCGGCCGAGGTGGAGCGCCTGGTGATGGCCGACCCCGAAGGCAACGAGTTTTGTGTTTCGGGTTCGCACGGGTAG
- a CDS encoding YqgE/AlgH family protein gives MESMTGQLLVATPALKDPNFDRTVVLLVAHEPGGALGVVLNRATEVPVSEVLGNWGAMARDPAVLFEGGPVQPESAICLARTHPGVRRARGFHRVSGLIGTVDLSVDPETLQNSLAGIRVFAGYSGWSAGQLEDEISSGSWFVFDALPGDAFVERPDDLWPMVLRRQGGILAAVAHFPPDVAMN, from the coding sequence ATGGAGTCGATGACCGGGCAGCTACTGGTCGCGACCCCGGCCCTGAAGGATCCCAACTTCGACCGGACTGTCGTCCTGCTCGTCGCGCACGAGCCGGGCGGCGCCCTCGGCGTGGTGCTCAACCGCGCGACCGAGGTGCCCGTCTCCGAGGTGCTCGGCAACTGGGGCGCCATGGCCCGCGACCCGGCGGTGCTCTTCGAGGGCGGGCCGGTGCAGCCCGAGTCGGCCATCTGCCTCGCCCGCACCCATCCCGGGGTACGCCGGGCCCGCGGCTTCCACCGCGTGTCGGGCTTGATCGGCACAGTTGATCTCTCCGTCGACCCGGAGACGCTGCAGAACAGCCTGGCCGGCATCCGGGTGTTCGCCGGCTACTCGGGCTGGTCGGCCGGGCAGTTGGAGGACGAGATCTCCTCGGGCTCCTGGTTCGTCTTCGACGCCCTGCCCGGCGACGCCTTCGTGGAACGGCCGGACGACCTGTGGCCCATGGTGCTGCGAAGGCAGGGCGGCATCCTGGCCGCGGTGGCCCACTTCCCGCCGGACGTGGCCATGAACTGA
- a CDS encoding TetR/AcrR family transcriptional regulator: MAERKTSSRRRLTPDDWADAALAAIADGGLAAVAVEPLAARLGTTKGSFYWHFSNREALLEAALARWEARTTTAVIDEIVNATDDPASQLRRLIIRVSRMAEVDRVGPALLATAAHPAVARAVERVTRARVGLIVTALAQLGFAPSEAQSRALLAYSAYLGHTQLAHSAPASYRPQ; the protein is encoded by the coding sequence ATGGCGGAACGCAAGACAAGCTCCAGGCGGCGCCTAACTCCGGACGACTGGGCGGACGCGGCCCTCGCCGCGATCGCCGACGGCGGGCTGGCCGCGGTCGCCGTCGAGCCCCTCGCCGCCCGGCTCGGCACCACCAAGGGCAGCTTCTACTGGCACTTCAGCAACCGTGAGGCCCTGCTGGAGGCGGCCCTGGCCCGCTGGGAGGCGCGAACCACCACCGCCGTCATCGACGAGATCGTCAACGCCACCGACGACCCCGCCAGCCAGCTCCGCCGGCTGATCATCCGGGTGAGCAGGATGGCCGAGGTCGACCGGGTAGGGCCGGCCCTGCTGGCGACCGCCGCACACCCGGCCGTCGCGCGCGCCGTGGAGCGGGTCACCCGTGCGCGGGTCGGCCTGATCGTCACCGCACTGGCCCAGCTGGGCTTCGCGCCGTCCGAGGCCCAGTCCCGCGCGCTACTGGCCTACAGCGCCTACCTCGGCCACACCCAACTGGCCCACTCCGCCCCCGCCTCCTACCGTCCACAGTAG